The Episyrphus balteatus chromosome 4, idEpiBalt1.1, whole genome shotgun sequence genome includes a window with the following:
- the LOC129920149 gene encoding uncharacterized protein LOC129920149 isoform X3, with protein sequence MDTAIIVDLSDDIEMENMRKKLDRKRFNELKKYIPFLQYITAHDPVKNEKYVKLLQWFNSTKNFPARIATTCESAIKKRFQTLHKSMVFPPHIISIFEGGGEAIDLVSDDDCPETSENAKDKSSNNNNNNNKANNSSRNIEITKSNASQQKQQNSKNTSETSNFQSIDDIEEGEVLQDSEKVVEDVRVKKTRNVSLSEISLKEPSYESKDPATKDDNDETINQDLFSRIDNLDEDSLKPIALTESPNHFDIGKESTQRKRSPILRPKNLSTDNLSNISDDNLPSNEILVQRKKKKKHKHKKKCQTSLVDGSETENHDLEREKTHEEDQNDSPRHQKKSSKKKREKLKKTRSLYVSDDEDDQPNPVKNYVAPVKSVKISESELFQRRDSSKKETSTSEKSVMDSNTVVLLDSESDEAESNTLVPEEKIKTNFQTESSSISEPQPFRVETVHKPSTLIIGEKTSSTYLLEKSKEVIQSSPNKMKDLNNMDLNELNDIYAKLCERTGIQLEELLGDLVTKSSVTKNEHNTDIITIQDTNNYNNEAFEVCYDSYNLEEEHLQQNQFQQVNHQQIQHHEQLHQQDNHYQQQLEQQQFRTHQQHQHQQQQQAFPNHMHGSSNHIQNNLSVNYTYQNSLMPKLNLNDPRIVQKLKQIKDSPIHNLSIRESATWLMNNCNSQRPTYKSLPPVVVKPTSSTATTYGEHKRLKELEKQESELARQNKERERNRSPIEVLENVLKARSVSPKVDSTQKQQSKDSSGSEYGESDKGKTKSNAKRKNSSESESVTTGRRTADSRTNEDKSEDEETVVMSFGRPKSRARIVSSSSSSSNDTIEFPHCKPSTDNTESNIAKVVKIVMSALNQSKDNLVLTPSKSRRNSARKSTDSTKSDAKSQKSNSNSVEDGLNKVEDASSNNKNSNNNGKSKYKRPRRKTNDQLNKTPTKPAQPKRGNRELENLNCTFKEYSDMFEKFLLPTNDGKRLCSAAGNPTKMPEFSSSDGLNTKTRKTAKNGDSTDSELDPSTKVVKAARIGFRRKTYGAEETQPRGTNKSSGSIKVCFRRLSEREGFSVENIHDIESSDETDEFDIEEHRKIKSGLQMTYKNINKDPFNPVLKVTLSRLSTNEIKKWIKCDEVKSNNLISSIPTLIAQTTKPPNENDISKRREIGEMPILVPFTSKPVVTPKKTTPKGPLHLNNDKSMTLNSTKTCAICNKRPNDLTNHYIVQHQTESYTSRLTSQDIDNLEANITLAVRHRNRYRVTCAFCQVELEDNFVNFHAHFSFHTGEYGFKCAVCDLVKPYREDIRSHQYRTSTCLNGKIRSNYLYSPDLVVIYLYVCNLCNFVQLNEANIHKHQRDHHGFRLEDPQNVKKVIIAALDNGEILNEIMPADRDEDDFPTPPLEKDNQQLEQEFLDENPLDIKDVLVDQELPNTSQIASIENLLQDINVDNDALAYEMAPSPEDGLKLLHSPSDTSANVMTVVHTSNDNTCQESHKPIMEPLDQKPELKEIKIESVANERLEMPKMIYRQMFGDSSNYFGMYKCTNSGCWFSSNEAERFIQHVATSHDSIKRKISLDCAYCQFKTTKAQNIVGHVRAKHANCRYQCAECSYRSTIPGNVAIHRRMCHKNSTLDKGIYECASRVSQLSDRLADLKQKMVANIPPLKCPDCSESFYAISSLKSHIQKTHPSSFRKLDPIAFTELACLHCKNESNDKENMRIHLALEHPDEIGYVAERKLKNIGCVDAVENLNMINISLAVAPSDIYTALIDECDIIATATDDVGPTLIEDAPPTKVIKPNPAEILTEDVALILPKSTSPVVANISVTSMEEEKRLRPLLELLTENTGPPPSSLYRCPECIASFLHYELWQKHIITRHKITNTVTCPYCSKQFSLELAIIHFESHRRHEYICYHCVTSFCSREKIFQHFASFHPEFRSTIERKVTFGDVSFSIFKEKIVSIGPVDWLPLFQKLSDALRQQLKTKLQQNQHKEWLAGISAPCLAELEVPQYIMNGLPRYKCLCKSCPYVGSDENALNIHMNAHVAPDKYTCSHCAITQSNPCWENIKDHKMLHKQELYICCVCSFFYHSSAGMLKHIEKFHNFRDVPVISMWRDEINYKNSLSIVFPEKKMTFSTTDTCFCCSKIMKRKIVPHLKKEHKITLCPKCVICDAIILTHLDAEIHVKEHKQNSFRLKYEILTPFLYRAIVTSIAPFNFETRLIKEKRPSQTQDIAASISKKIKPNEDIPIEIKKEIVVKTEFEEENDETPSTSIKCVNLQNLMQNQNNLTQTGIISVQPISAITIGNLQQTPYQRESVGRSYIPNYTVITNNAGLIVPQNSFGNNVLIPSITATFPNPQEIMPVLRNESTCLSVNEQLPICCEINLPELAPICGNCNLECTDFTNLKTHFASTHSNVRFLFRLARQVECMYCSFRGRVHYLSAHQRSFHSDKMPLCRSLIDPNRCGICNEIFTRAPAVNQLQTFVCACPTRQRLLADCLDSNTLALLQSYGQHFAQYTCDVCNTPYNREQLCREHIVKAHKRALYPRLTNVGMMFVCFSCEKTDTSIDRIIEHIDTIHFRVRGDIPPNWRSVYKKINIIYRKGLTICAEDLKNTQYCHDIESFKKAVKDSEKVLI encoded by the exons aACATGAGAAAGAAATTGGATCGGAAGCGGTTCAACGAACTCAAGAAGTACATTCCATTCTTGCAATATATTACAGCTCATGATCctgtaaaaaatgaaaaatatgtcaaattacTCCAATGGTTTAATTCAACCAAAAA CTTTCCAGCGAGAATTGCAACAACATGTGAATCTGCTATTAAAAAACGATTTCAGACCCTTCATAAATCTATG GTGTTTCCTCCTCATATAATTTCGATTTTTGAAGGCGGAGGAGAAGCAATTGATCTTGTTTCAGATGATGATTGCCCTGAGACATCGGAGAATGCAAAAGACAaaagcagcaacaacaacaacaacaacaataaggCTAACAACTCTTCGAGAAATATTGAAATCACTAAAAGTAATGCTTCACAGCAAAAACAGCAAAACTCCAAAAACACATCTGAAACATCAAATTTTCAATCAATAGATGATATTGAGGAGGGAGAAGTTTTACAAGACTCCGAAAAAGTTGTTGAAGATGTAAGAGTGAAGAAAACACGCAATGTGTCCTTAtctgaaatttcattaaaagaaCCAAGTTATGAAAGTAAAGACCCTGCGACGAAGGACGATAACGATGAAACTATAAATCAAGACTTATTTAGTAGAATTGACAATCTTGATGAGGATTCTTTAAAACCAATTGCTTTAACTGAATCTCCGAATCATTTTGACATAGGAAAAGAGTCTACTCAACGCAAAAGAAGTCCAattttaagaccaaaaaactTATCAACAGATAACTTATCAAATATTTCTGATGATAATCTGCCCTCAAACGAAATATtagttcaaagaaaaaaaaagaaaaaacacaaacacaagaaaaaatgtcaaacttcttTGGTTGATGGATCAGAAACCGAAAACCATGATTTGGAGAGAGAGAAAACACATGAAGAAGATCAGAACGATTCAccaagacatcaaaagaaaagttccaaaaagaaaagagaaaaattgaaaaaaacaaggtCATTGTATGTTTCTGATGATGAGGATGACCAGCCAAATCCAGTTAAAAATTATGTAGCACCTGTTAAATCTGTTAAAATATCAGAATCGGAGCTTTTTCAAAGAAGAGATTCTTCGAAAAAAGAAACGAGTACTTCTGAAAAATCTGTAATGGATTCTAACACTGTAGTACTTTTAGATTCAGAATCTGATGAAGCTGAAAGCAATACTTTGGTTCCTGAAGAAAAGATTAAAACCAATTTTCAAACCGAATCAAGTTCTATTTCAGAGCCACAGCCATTTAGAGTCGAAACGGTACACAAGCCGTCCACTTTAATTATTGGAGAGAAAACGTCTTCTActtatttattagaaaaatcaAAAGAGGTCATACAATCCAGCCCTAATAAAATGAAAGATCTTAACAACATGGATCTCAACGAACTTAACGACATATATGCCAAGCTTTGTGAAAGAACGGGTATTCAACTAGAAGAGCTTTTGGGTGATTTAGTTACCAAATCATCGGTGACCAAAAACGAACACAATACAGATATTATAACAATTCAAGATACTAACAATTATAATAATGAAGCCTTTGAAGTTTGTTATGATTCCTACAATTTGGAGGAAGAGCATCTTCAACAAAATCAGTTTCAACAAGTTAATCATCAACAAATTCAACATCATGAGCAGCTGCATCAACAAGATAATCATTACCAGCAACAACTGGAACAGCAACAATTTCGAACACATCAACAgcaccaacaccaacaacaacaacaagcttTTCCGAATCATATGCATGGCTCATCCAATCATATCCAAAACAATCTCTCAGTAAACTACACTTACCAGAATTCTCTGATgccgaaattaaatttaaatgatcCTCGAATCGTGCAAAAACTGAAACAAATAAAAGACTCGCCAATTCATAACTTAAGCATCCGTGAGTCTGCCACTTGGCTCATGAATAATTGCAATTCCCAACGTCCAACATATAAGAGTTTACCACCAGTTGTAGTAAAACCGACTTCCAGTACAGCCACAACATATGGAGAGCATAAGCGACTAAAAGAGTTGGAAAAACAAGAATCCGAACTAGCGAGACAAAATAAGGAAAGAGAGAGGAATCGTTCACCAATCGAAGTGCTGGAAAATGTTCTTAAAGCTCGTTCTGTTAGTCCGAAAGTTGATAGTacacaaaaacaacaatcaaAAGATTCGTCTGGATCAGAATATGGTGAAAGTGATAAgggtaaaacaaaatcaaatgcaAAGCGGAAAAATTCTTCTGAATCTGAAAGTGTTACCACAGGTAGAAGAACTGCGGATTCGCGAACTAATGAAGACAAATCTGAAGATGAGGAAACGGTGGTTATGAGTTTTGGAAGACCCAAATCAAGGGCACGCATTGtttcatcatcatcttcttcaTCAAATGACACCATAGAGTTTCCACACTGTAAACCTTCCACTGACAATACAGAATCAAACATAGCAAAAGTGGTTAAAATCGTTATGTCCGCATTAAATCAGTCAAAGGATAATTTAGTACTAACGCCATCAAAGTCGCGAAGAAATTCAGCTCGAAAGTCAACAGATTCTACAAAAAGTGATGCAAAATCACAAAAATCCAACAGTAACTCTGTTGAAGATGGACTTAATAAAGTCGAAGACGCTtcatcaaataataaaaacagcaataacaatGGAAAATCAAAATACAAACGCCCACGTCGAAAGACAAAtgatcaattaaataaaacgcCAACAAAACCAGCTCAACCAAAACGAGGTAACAGGGAACTAGAGAATCTTAATTGCACATTTAAAGAATACAGCGATATGTTTGAAAAGTTTTTGCTGCCAACAAATGATGGAAAGAGGCTGTGCAGCGCTGCTGGTAATCCCACGAAGATGCCTGAATTCAGCTCATCAGATggtttaaatacaaaaacaagaaaaactgCAAAAAATGGTGATAGCACAGATAGCGAACTTGATCCTTCCACTAAAGTTGTTAAGGCAGCACGAATTGGTTTTCGAAGAAAGACTTACGGTGCAGAAGAAACACAACCAAGAGGAACAAACAAGTCATCGGGCTCTATAAAAGTTTGTTTTCGGCGTTTGTCAGAGCGCGAAGGGTTTAGCGTTGAAAACATACATGATATAGAATCATCAGATGAAACTGATGAGTTTGACATCGAGGAACACCGTAAAATCAAAAGTGGATTGCAAatgacatacaaaaatatcaataagGATCCATTTAATCCGGTATTGAAAGTAACCTTAAGCAGGCTTTCAACAAATGAAATAAAGAAGTGGATAAAATGTGATGAAGTTAAATCAAATAATTTGATTTCATCGATTCCTACACTTATAGCCCAAACCACTAAACCTCCAAATGAGAATGATATTTCAAAACGACGTGAAATTGGTGAAATGCCTATTCTTGTTCCATTTACTTCTAAGCCAGTTGTTACTCCCAAAAAAACAACACCAAAAGGTCCATTACATTTGAATAACGATAAAAGCATGACTCTTAATTCAACTAAAACTTGTGCCATTTGCAACAAACGGCCCAATGATCTAACAAATCATTATATCGTACAACATCAAACTGAATCCTATACCTCTCGCTTAACTTCGCAAGATATTGACAATCTTGAAGCGAACATAACTTTAGCTGTTCGTCACCGAAATCGCTATAGAGTGACGTGTGCATTTTGTCAAGTTGAGcttgaagataattttgtaaatttccacGCCCACTTCTCTTTTCATACTGGCGAATATGGATTCAAGTGTGCTGTTTGCGATTTGGTAAAACCCTATAGAGAGGATATTCGTTCCCATCAATATCGGACTAGTACATGCTTAAATGGTAAAATTCGATCAAATTACTTGTATTCTCCAGATTTGGTAGTAATTTATTTGTATGTTTGCAATTTGTGCAACTTCGTTCAACTGAACGAAGCAAATATTCACAAACACCAACGTGATCACCATGGCTTTCGGCTCGAAGATCCACAGAATGTGAAAAAGGTTATCATTGCTGCTCTGGACAATGgagaaattttaaatgaaattatgcCTGCCGATCGGGATGAGGATGACTTCCCCACTCCTCCATTAGAAAAAGATAATCAGCAGTTGGAGCAAGAGTTTTTAGATGAAAACCCACTTGACATTAAGGACGTTTTGGTAGATCAGGAACTTCCTAACACATCACAAATAGCTTCGATTGAAAATCTTCTTCAAGATATTAATGTGGATAACGATGCGTTGGCATATGAAATGGCCCCCAGTCCTGAAGATGGCCTGAAGTTGCTCCATTCCCCTTCGGATACGTCGGCAAATGTAATGACTGTCGTACATACTTCTAATGACAACACATGCCAAGAAAGTCATAAACCTATAATGGAACCATTGGATCAAAAACcagaattaaaagaaataaaaatagaatctGTTGCAAATGAGCGACTGGAAATGCCAAAAATGATTTATCGACAAATGTTTGGAGATTCATCTAATTACTTTGGAATGTATAAATGTACCAATAGCGGTTGCTGGTTTAGCTCCAATGAAGCTGAGAGATTTATTCAGCATGTAGCGACCTCTCATGACAGCATCAAACGCAAAATCAGTTTGGATTGCGCTTATTGCCAATTTAAAACTACTAAGGCTCAGAATATTGTAGGTCATGTGCGCGCAAAACACGCAAATTGCCGATATCAATGTGCTGAATGTTCTTACCGCAGTACGATACCCGGGAACGTTGCCATACACAGAAGAATGTGCCATAAAAACAGTACTCTAGATAAAGGTATCTACGAATGTGCCAGTCGTGTAAGCCAATTAAGTGACAGATTGGCTGATCTAAAGCAGAAAATGGTTGCAAATATTCCGCCCTTAAAATGTCCag attgTTCCGAAAGCTTTTATGCCATCTCATCTTTAAAGTCTCACATCCAAAAGACACATCCGTCGAGTTTCAGGAAACTGGATCCTATTGCTTTTACTGAGCTAGCATGTCTGCATTGTAAAAATGAGTCAAATGATAAAGAGAACATGCGAATTCATTTGGCGTTAGAACATCCAGATGAAATTGGTTATGTGGCAGAAAGGAAACTTAAAAATATAGGATGTGTG GACGCTGTAGAAAATCTTAATATGATCAATATAAGTTTGGCTGTTGCCCCATCCGACATATATACTGCTCTGATTGATGAGTGTGACATTATTGCTACTGCAACAGACGATGTTGGCCCAACATTAATCGAAGATGCTCCCCCTACAAAAGTTATCAAACCAAATCCTGCTGAAATCCTAACTGAAGACGTAGCATTGATATTGCCGAAATCTACATCTCCTGTCGTAGCAAACATTTCTGTGACTTCAATGGAAGAAGAAAAACGTCTACGACCTTTGCTCGAACTTCTCACCGAAAACACTGGCCCTCCTCCATCTAGCTTATACCGTTGTCCTGAATGTATCGCTTCATTTTTACATTATGAACTTTGGCAAAAACATATCATAACGCGTCATAAAATCACGAATACAGTAACATGTCCTTATTGTTCGAAGCAATTCTCACTTGAATTGGCAATAATTCATTTTGAGAGCCACCGTCGTCATGAATATATCTGCTATCATTGTGTAACGAGCTTTTGTTCAAGAGAAAAGATATTTCAGCATTTTGCATCCTTTCATCCCGAATTTCGATCAACAATCGAAAGAAAAGTTACATTTGGTGATGTGTCGTTTtctattttcaaagaaaaaatagttTCAATTGGACCAGTTGATTGGTTACCTTTATTTCAGAAATTATCTGACGCCTTGCGCCAGCAATTAAAAACAAAGCTCCAACAGAATCAACACAAAGAGTGGCTGGCGGGAATTTCTGCTCCATGTCTCGCGGAGCTTGAAGTTCCTCAGTATATCATGAATGGACTTCCACGCTACAAATGTCTTTGCAAATCATGTCCTTATGTAGGATCAGACGAAAATGCATTAAATATTCATATGAATGCACATGTAGCTCCCGACAAATACACGTGCTCGCACTGTGCCATAACTCAAAGTAACCCATGTTGGGAAAATATAAAAGACCATAAAATGCTGCATAAACAGGAATTGTACATTTGTTGcgtatgcagttttttttatcatagtTCTGCCGGAATGCTTAAACACATAGAAAAATTTCACAATTTCAGAGATGTTCCAGTAATAAGCATGTGGAGAGATGAAATTAACTATAAAAATTCCTTATCTATTGTTTTTCCAGAGAAAAAAATGACCTTTTCAACAACAGATACTTGCTTTTGTTGTTCCAAAATTATGAAAAGGAAAATAGTCccacatttgaaaaaagaacacaaaataaCTCTTTGTCCAAAATGTGTTATATGTGATGCAATAATTTTAACTCATCTAGACGCAGAGATTCATGTCAAAGAGCATAAGCAGAATTCATTTAGATTGAAGTACGAAATACTTACGCCTTTTTTATACAGAGCGATAGTCACGTCAATAGCTCCGTTTAATTTCGAAACCCgattaataaaagaaaagcgACCGTCTCAAACTCAAGACATAGCTGCctcaatatcaaaaaaaataaaacctaacGAGGATATTCCTAttgaaataaagaaagaaattgtTGTTAAAACCGAGTTCGAAGAAGAAAACGATGAAACGCCAAGTACTTCGATTAAATGTGTGAACTTACAAAATCTtatgcaaaatcaaaataacTTGACTCAAACAGGAATTATTTCTGTGCAACCAATCTCAGCAATAACAATTGGAAATCTTCAACAAACTCCATATCAAAGAGAATCCGTTGGGCGAAGTTATATTCCAAACTACACAGTGATAACAAACAATGCAGGGCTAATTGTTCCACAAAATAGTTTTGGAAATAACGTTCTGATACCATCCATAACAGCAACTTTTCCAAACCCACAAGAAATAATGCCTGTTTTGAGAAATGAAAGCACATGCTTATCAGTCAACGAACAATTACCAATATGTTGTGAAATTAATCTTCCTGAACTTGCTCCAATATGCGGCAATTGCAACCTTGAATGCACAgatttcacaaatttaaaaactcattttgcATCTACTCATTCAAATGTACGATTTTTATTTCGGTTAGCACGACAAGTTGAATGTATGTACTGTTCTTTTCGGGGTAGGGTACACTATTTATCAGCGCATCAGAGAAGCTTTCATAGCGATAAGATGCCCTTATGCCGGAGCCTAATAGATCCCAATCGCTGTGGTATTTGTAATGAGATTTTTACCAGAGCTCCTGCTGTCAATCAACTTCAGACATTTGTCTGTGCATGTCCAACACGTCAGAGATTACTTGCAGATTGCTTGGATTCAAATACATTAGCATTGCTACAAAGTTACGGTCAACATTTCGCCCAGTATACATGTGATGTGTGCAACACTCCTTACAACCGCGAACAATTATGTAGAGAACACATAGTCAAAGCTCATAAAAGAGCTTTGTATCCCAGACTGACTAACGTAGGAATGATGTTTGTTTGCTTCTCGTGTGAAAAAACAGATACATCTATTGATCGAATTATTGAGCACATAGATACAATACATTTTAGAGTCAGAGGAGACATCCCTCCTAATTGGAGATCTGTttataaaaagataaatattatttatcgaAAGGGCCTTACTATTTGTGCTGAGGACTTAAAAAATACACAATACTGTCACGATAtagaaagttttaaaaaagcTGTGAAAGATTCTGAAAaagtgttaatttaa